The following DNA comes from Bacteroidales bacterium.
TACCGATTTCGGTCCCGATTACGACGATGTGGGGGCTATTGCCTTTCTTAATGCTATGGCCGACAGCGGTAAAGTTGAAATATTGGCGACTGTTTCAAGTAACCGCAATGAACTGGTTGGGCCTTCAATCAATGTGATGAATATTTATTACGGACGACCTGATTTACCTATGGGAGCTCCGAAGGGAACCGGCGTTGACCTGGGCGCCTTCCAGCACTGGCCGGATTCAATTGTTGCCAAGTATCCTCATACAATAAATTCTACTTCCGAATTGCCTGATGCCGTAATAACTTACCGCAAAGTTCTAGCCTCCCAGCCTGATACAAGCGTTACAATCGTAACTGTTGGCTTCCTCACGAACCTTGCAGGATTACTGAAGTCGGCCCCTGACAGCCTGACTGATCTTTCTGGTCGCGACCTTGTAACAAAAAAAGTTAAAAAACTGGTGGCAATGGCAGGTGGTTTTCCTGCGGGTCATGAGTTTAACATTCACATGGATTCAACAGATTCACAGTATGTGTTTGAGAACTGGCCCACCCCTGTAATTTTCACCGGCTTTGAAATCGGTGCTAAGATTCATACTGGTCTCCGACTGGCTAAATTGGATGTGAAGGACAATCCTGCCAAAGATGTATTCAGGATAAGCATTCCGATGGCAGCCGAAGATTCCCTGGGCAGAATGAGCTGGGATGAAACGGCCGTGCTGATCGCCGTGTACGGGACGAAGAACTTTTTCACAACCGTAACAGGAAAGATTGTTGTACATCCCGATGGTAGCAACAGTTGGATTGATGACCCCGCCGGCAATCACCAGTATGTGGTTCAGCAAATGCCGGTTGATGATATTGCCCGGTT
Coding sequences within:
- a CDS encoding nucleoside hydrolase, which codes for MKLFLALFITIALVASCKQEAQQNQPARIIFDTDFGPDYDDVGAIAFLNAMADSGKVEILATVSSNRNELVGPSINVMNIYYGRPDLPMGAPKGTGVDLGAFQHWPDSIVAKYPHTINSTSELPDAVITYRKVLASQPDTSVTIVTVGFLTNLAGLLKSAPDSLTDLSGRDLVTKKVKKLVAMAGGFPAGHEFNIHMDSTDSQYVFENWPTPVIFTGFEIGAKIHTGLRLAKLDVKDNPAKDVFRISIPMAAEDSLGRMSWDETAVLIAVYGTKNFFTTVTGKIVVHPDGSNSWIDDPAGNHQYVVQQMPVDDIARFLEDRMMYVPARR